From one Phocoena sinus isolate mPhoSin1 chromosome 6, mPhoSin1.pri, whole genome shotgun sequence genomic stretch:
- the LOC116754991 gene encoding LOW QUALITY PROTEIN: olfactory receptor 2K2 (The sequence of the model RefSeq protein was modified relative to this genomic sequence to represent the inferred CDS: inserted 2 bases in 1 codon; deleted 3 bases in 2 codons; substituted 1 base at 1 genomic stop codon): MQDENLTSWSFFFLEGFSRYPKLEIVLFAFGLVMHLITLLGNGTLILITVLDSCLQTPMYLFLGNLSFMDICYTSASVPTLLVNLLSSQKTIIFSGCAVQMYLSLALGSEQCLLLAVMAYDHYVAICKPLRYPIIMNRQVCVQMATVSWVMGSLIALLETSFALQIPLXGNFIHHFKCEILAVLKLACTRSLLMDTIMLVVSVLLLPIPMLLICISYVIILSSILRISSAEGRNKAFSTWGAHSTVVFLYYGASLSMYVKPSSSGSQEIDKIISLLCGVLTPTLNPILNSLXNKEVKDAVKKVLGQIYLQQIQENL; encoded by the exons ATGCAAGACGAAAATCTCACCAGttggagtttttttttcctggaaggtttTTCTAGATACCCAAAGTTAGAGATTGTTCTCTTTGCCTTCGGCCTTGTAATGCATCTGATAACCCTCTTGGGCAACGGCACTCTTATTTTAATCACTGTCCTGGATTCATGCCTTCAAACTCCCATGTACTTGTTCCTTGGAAATCTCTCTTTCATGGATATTTGTTACACATCTGCTTCTGTTCCCACTTTGCTGGTGAACTTGCTGTCATCCCAGAAAACCATCATCTTTTCTGGGTGTGCTGTACAGATGTATCTGTCCCTTGCTCTGGGCTCC GAGCAATGCCTGCTCCTGGCTGTGATGGCGTATGACCATTACGTGGCCATTTGCAAGCCGCTGAGATACCCCATCATCATGAACAGGCAGGTCTGTGTGCAGATGGCCACTGTCTCCTGGGTGATGGGCTCTCTGATAGCCCTGCTGGAAACCAGCTTCGCCCTGCAGATACCCCT TGGGAATTTCATCCATCACTTCAAGTGCGAAATTCTGGCAGTGCTGAAGCTAGCTTGCACAAGGTCGTTGCTCATGGACACGATCATGCTGGTGGTCAGTGTGCTCCTTCTGCCCATTCCAATGCTCTTAATTTGCATCTCTTATGTCATCATCCTTTCCAGTATTCTGAGAATCAGCTCAGCAGAGGGAAGAAACAAAGCTTTTTCTACCTGGGGTGCTCACTCAACTGTGGTATTCTTGTATTATGGGGCTTCACTCTCCATGTACGTAAAGCCTTCTTCGTCAGGCTCACAAGAAATAGATAAAATCATCTCGTTGCTTTGTGGAGTGCTTACCCCTACGCTGAACCCCATA CTTAACAGTTTATGAAACAAGGAAGTCAAAGATGCTGTGAAAAAAGTGCTGGGCCAAATATACTTGCAGCAAATACAGGAAAATCTCTGA